The following are from one region of the Actinopolyspora halophila DSM 43834 genome:
- a CDS encoding Lrp/AsnC family transcriptional regulator has product MDPLDQRIVSQLVTDARASYAEIGNEVGLSAPAVKRRVDKLLDTGILQGFTAVVDPEALGWGTEAFVEVHCHGNVPTERLLAGLEPLPEVVRAYTVSGEADAIVHLRAADIHHLETALERLRAVEFINRTVSTVVLSRLLDRPPQA; this is encoded by the coding sequence ATGGACCCCCTGGATCAGCGAATCGTTTCGCAACTCGTCACGGATGCCCGAGCCAGTTACGCCGAGATCGGCAACGAGGTCGGCCTCTCCGCCCCAGCCGTGAAAAGACGGGTGGACAAGCTGCTCGACACCGGCATCCTGCAGGGGTTCACGGCCGTGGTGGACCCGGAGGCCCTCGGCTGGGGAACCGAGGCCTTCGTGGAGGTGCACTGCCACGGGAACGTGCCTACCGAGAGGCTGCTGGCCGGTCTGGAGCCGCTGCCCGAAGTCGTCCGCGCCTACACCGTCTCGGGCGAGGCGGACGCGATCGTGCACCTGCGCGCCGCCGACATCCACCACCTGGAGACCGCGTTGGAGCGGTTACGCGCCGTGGAGTTCATCAACAGGACCGTCTCCACCGTGGTGCTGTCCCGCCTGCTCGACCGTCCGCCGCAGGCCTGA
- the nuoN gene encoding NADH-quinone oxidoreductase subunit NuoN yields the protein MPSIQYAAVAPLMIVLAAACVGVLVEAFVPAGRRWPVQVGISLLAVLLAGLFLGMHAQEINTGATTLAGTLAVGPATLFLWGTLLALSFGAILLIADRSIEPGGAFVAETNSAPGGRSPRGAPVDAPGAASAAVMERTSGAVDMRTEVFPLTLFSLGGMMVFCAANDLLTMFVALEVLSLPLYLLCGLARRRRLLSQEAAVKYFLLGAFASAFFLYGLALLYGYAGSVQLSEIAAATAGSLRSDTLLFAGLGLVVMGLLFKGSVGPFHLWTPDVYHGAPTSVTGFMAACTKVAAFGGLLRLLHVAFEASSWEWHWVLWTVAVLSMVIGVVLGLTQQDIKRMIAYSSIAHAGFLMVGSITLTDRGLAATLFYLLAYGFTTLAVFGVVSLVRTSEGEATNLSDWAGLAKRSPLVAGVFTFLLLALAGIPATSGFMGKFAVFSAAFSAGMAPLVVIALLASALAAYLYIRVIVLMFFNDPDPNGPTVSVPGAFTTAAVTLGVVMTLLLGVAPMLALDWASVGGFVS from the coding sequence ATGCCGTCGATCCAGTACGCGGCGGTGGCGCCGCTGATGATCGTGCTGGCGGCGGCCTGCGTCGGGGTGTTGGTCGAGGCCTTCGTCCCCGCCGGTCGGCGGTGGCCCGTTCAGGTGGGGATCAGTCTGCTCGCCGTGCTCCTGGCCGGGCTCTTCCTCGGGATGCACGCGCAGGAGATCAACACCGGGGCGACGACCCTGGCCGGGACCCTCGCGGTGGGACCGGCCACCCTGTTCCTGTGGGGAACCCTGCTGGCCCTGTCCTTCGGGGCGATCCTGCTGATCGCGGACCGGTCGATCGAGCCGGGAGGCGCGTTCGTCGCCGAGACGAACAGCGCGCCCGGGGGACGGTCCCCCAGGGGCGCCCCGGTGGACGCGCCGGGTGCCGCCTCGGCCGCCGTGATGGAGCGCACATCCGGAGCGGTGGACATGCGGACCGAGGTCTTCCCGCTGACGCTGTTCTCGCTCGGCGGGATGATGGTGTTCTGCGCCGCCAACGACCTGCTCACGATGTTCGTGGCGCTGGAGGTGCTGAGCCTGCCGCTGTACCTGCTCTGCGGACTGGCCAGGAGGCGCAGGCTGCTGTCCCAGGAGGCGGCGGTCAAGTACTTCCTGCTCGGAGCCTTCGCCTCGGCCTTCTTCCTCTACGGGCTGGCGCTGCTCTACGGCTACGCGGGCTCGGTGCAACTGTCCGAGATAGCCGCAGCCACGGCGGGAAGCCTGCGCTCGGACACCCTGCTGTTCGCCGGTCTCGGCCTGGTGGTGATGGGGCTGCTGTTCAAGGGGTCGGTCGGGCCGTTCCACCTGTGGACCCCTGACGTCTACCACGGTGCGCCGACCTCGGTCACCGGTTTCATGGCGGCCTGCACCAAGGTCGCCGCGTTCGGCGGGCTGCTGCGACTGCTGCACGTGGCCTTCGAGGCCTCCAGCTGGGAGTGGCACTGGGTGCTGTGGACCGTGGCCGTGCTCTCCATGGTCATCGGTGTGGTGCTCGGGCTGACCCAGCAGGACATCAAGCGCATGATCGCCTATTCGTCGATAGCTCATGCGGGATTTCTCATGGTCGGTTCGATCACCCTGACGGACCGGGGCTTGGCGGCGACGCTGTTCTACCTGCTCGCCTACGGCTTCACCACACTGGCGGTCTTCGGCGTCGTCAGCCTGGTGCGCACCTCCGAGGGCGAGGCCACCAACCTTTCCGACTGGGCCGGTCTGGCCAAGCGCTCGCCGCTGGTGGCCGGGGTGTTCACCTTCCTGCTGCTCGCCCTGGCCGGTATCCCCGCGACCAGCGGTTTCATGGGTAAGTTCGCCGTCTTCTCGGCGGCGTTCTCCGCCGGCATGGCCCCGCTGGTGGTGATCGCCCTGCTGGCCAGCGCGCTGGCCGCCTACCTCTACATCCGGGTCATCGTGTTGATGTTCTTCAACGACCCGGACCCGAACGGGCCGACCGTCAGCGTGCCCGGGGCGTTCACCACGGCGGCTGTCACGCTGGGCGTGGTGATGACCCTGCTGCTCGGAGTGGCTCCGATGCTGGCGCTGGACTGGGCGAGTGTCGGTGGCTTCGTGTCGTAG
- a CDS encoding polyprenyl synthetase family protein produces the protein MTSPVGDPTSGVPWEAATAVGGFDIADSALAESVRGGMARVERLLHEAVDSDLDFATRASLHLVDAGGKRFRPLFTLLAAEFGESDREGVVKAAAVLEMVHLATLYHDDVMDEATMRRGATSANARWDNSVAILTGDFLFAQASRIAADLGGDAVRSLARTFESLVTGQMRETVGAESEDGLVDHYLEVIYEKTGSLIATCGRFGAMFSGLDPERVGVLENVGKIVGTAFQISDDIIDIASPPDESGKTPGTDLREGVRTLPMLCELTEPDADPRLRELLSGSLETDEDVQEALRRLRDSTGLKRARETLDDYAARANEELARLPDSPPRDALYALVDYVVARTR, from the coding sequence GTGACCAGCCCAGTTGGTGATCCGACGAGCGGTGTGCCGTGGGAAGCGGCCACCGCCGTCGGCGGTTTCGACATTGCTGATTCGGCGCTCGCCGAGTCGGTGCGCGGAGGGATGGCTCGGGTCGAGCGACTGCTGCACGAGGCGGTGGACAGCGACCTGGACTTCGCGACCCGCGCCTCGCTGCATCTCGTGGACGCGGGAGGCAAGAGGTTCCGCCCGCTGTTCACGTTGCTGGCGGCGGAGTTCGGCGAATCGGATCGGGAGGGCGTCGTCAAGGCGGCGGCCGTGCTCGAGATGGTCCACCTGGCCACGCTCTACCACGACGACGTGATGGACGAGGCGACCATGCGGCGCGGCGCGACCAGCGCCAACGCGCGGTGGGACAACTCGGTGGCCATCCTCACCGGCGATTTCCTCTTCGCGCAGGCCTCCCGGATCGCGGCGGACCTCGGGGGGGACGCGGTGCGGTCGCTGGCGCGGACCTTCGAGTCGTTGGTGACCGGTCAGATGCGGGAGACCGTGGGAGCCGAGTCGGAGGACGGTCTCGTGGACCACTACCTGGAGGTGATCTACGAGAAGACCGGATCGCTGATCGCCACCTGCGGGCGCTTCGGGGCCATGTTCTCGGGGCTCGATCCGGAGCGGGTCGGAGTGCTGGAGAACGTCGGCAAGATCGTGGGCACGGCGTTCCAGATATCCGACGACATCATCGACATCGCCTCCCCGCCCGACGAGTCGGGCAAGACCCCGGGCACGGACCTCAGAGAGGGCGTCCGCACGCTTCCGATGCTGTGCGAGCTCACCGAGCCCGACGCCGATCCCCGGCTGCGCGAGCTGCTCTCGGGATCCCTCGAAACGGACGAGGACGTGCAGGAGGCGCTGCGCAGGCTGCGCGACTCGACCGGCTTGAAACGAGCTCGCGAGACCCTGGACGACTACGCCGCACGGGCCAACGAGGAACTCGCCCGGTTACCGGACTCCCCGCCGCGTGACGCGCTCTACGCGCTGGTCGACTACGTGGTGGCTCGTACCCGGTGA